In the genome of Streptomyces sp. Q6, the window CGACGAGGTCATCCAGTTCGCCGACGTCACCGGCGACTCCTTCAAGCTCGCGCGCGACGCGGCCGCCAGGCCCGAGGCCGAGTACATCGTCTTCTGCGGCGTGCACTTCATGGCGGAGTCCGCGGACATCCTCACCGGTGACGAGCAGAAGGTCGTGCTGCCCGACCTCGCCGCCGGCTGCTCGATGGCCGACATGGCGACCGCCGAGCAGGTCGCAGAGTGCTGGGACGTGCTGACCGAGGCCGGCATCGCCGAGTCCGTCGTGCCCGTCTCGTACATGAACTCCTCCGCCGACATCAAGGCCTTCACCGGCAAGCACGGCGGCACGATCTGTACGTCGTCGAACGCCGAGCGGGCCCTGAACTGGGCGTTCGAGCAGGGCGAGCCCGGTGCGACCAAGGTGCTCTTCCTGCCGGACCAGCACCTCGGGCGCAACACCGCGGTGCGTGATCTCGGCATGTCGCTCGACGACTGCGTCGTCTACAACCCGCACAAGCCGAACGGCGGCCTGACCGTCGAGCAGCTGCGGGCCGCGAAGATGATCCTGTGGCGCGGGCACTGCTCCGTGCACGGGCGCTTCTCGCTGGAGTCGGTGGAGGACGTACGGGCGCGCATCCCCGGCGTCAACGTCCTCGTCCACCCCGAGTGCAAGCACGAGGTCGTCGCCGCGGCGGACTACGTCGGGTCGACGGAGTACATCATCAAGGCCCTGGAGGCCGCGCCCGCCGGGTCGAAGTGGGCCATCGGGACCGAGCTGAACCTGGTGCGCCGGCTGGCCAACCGCTTCGCTCCCGAGGGCAAGGAGATCGTCTTCCTCGACAAGACGGTCTGCTTCTGCTCGACCATGAACCGGATCGACCTGCCGCACCTGGTGTGGACCCTGGAGTCCCTGGCGGACGGGCAGCTCGTGAACCGGATCGAGGTCGACCGCGAGACCGAGCAGTTCGCGAAGCTGGCGCTCGAGCGGATGCTGGCGCTTCCGTAGCCCGGTGACGGGCGGCGGCCCGCGACGTGCGTCGGCCCGGCAGCGATCGCTGCCGGGCC includes:
- the nadA gene encoding quinolinate synthase NadA translates to MTTAQTPQAPVDLDVSPTPLALLLLGREADATSERGVDCPGDLPSPSDPDLVERARAAKEKLGDKVFVLGHHYQRDEVIQFADVTGDSFKLARDAAARPEAEYIVFCGVHFMAESADILTGDEQKVVLPDLAAGCSMADMATAEQVAECWDVLTEAGIAESVVPVSYMNSSADIKAFTGKHGGTICTSSNAERALNWAFEQGEPGATKVLFLPDQHLGRNTAVRDLGMSLDDCVVYNPHKPNGGLTVEQLRAAKMILWRGHCSVHGRFSLESVEDVRARIPGVNVLVHPECKHEVVAAADYVGSTEYIIKALEAAPAGSKWAIGTELNLVRRLANRFAPEGKEIVFLDKTVCFCSTMNRIDLPHLVWTLESLADGQLVNRIEVDRETEQFAKLALERMLALP